In Nocardioides jishulii, the DNA window CGTTGACCTCGATGACCTTGGCGAGGCCCGGCACCAGCTCGCGGATGCCCTCGATGCGCTCGACCAGCTCGCTGTCGACCAGGAGGACCCGGGCCTGGCAGTGGTTGAGGATCTGGGCGATCTCGGGTCGGGTCAGGCGGGTGTTGAGGGCGACCAGCACCGTCTTCGCCAGCGGGGCGGCGAAGTGGGCGAAGATCGACTCAGGCACGTTGGGGGTCAGCACCGCGACCCGCTCCCCGGGAGCCACGTCGCGCGCCAGCGCCGCCGCGAGCGCCTGCGTCTCGTCGGCGAACTGCGCGTAGGTGTAGCTGCGCTCGCCGTGCAGGATCGCGGTCTTGTCGGGGAAGACCTCCGCCGAGCGCTCGAGGAAGCGCAGCGGCGTGAGGGCAGAGTGGTTCGCGGGCGTGGTCGACACAGTGGGGCTCCGTGAAGTCGCAGGGGGGATGGAACAGCTGGGGGAACGGCGGGGCTGGAACGTCTGGGCTGGAACGTCTGGGGAGGGAGGGGCAGGTCGGGGCAGGGCGGGGCTCGTCGTTGAGCGGGCGCACGTCAGCGACGAGCGTTGCGCTGAGCGTACGAACGCAGCCCCCGGACCTCCAGCATGTTGCGCTGAATCGTCCGAGGGCTGCGACGAGTGGTCGCCGGCGCGTGGATGTCCGCCGGCGACCACTCAGGCGGGTACGACTTCCGACTCCCGGGTCGGGGAGCCGACGGTCGTGCTCGACGAGGTGGGCCGCTGCTGGCGCGGGATGAGGAGCGCGACGAGCGCGCCGGCCAGGGCGGCGCCGGCGCCGATGAAGAAGCAGGTCTGGAAGGCGCTCTCCGACGGGATCGCGAAGCCGCCCATGTCCATGGTCCTGCTGGTGAGCACGGCGGCCATCGCGGCACCGGCGATGGTGGTGCCCATCGAGCGCATCAGGGAGTTGACGCCCACGCTCGATCCGGCCTCCTCGACGGGGACGTTGTCGAGGATCAGGGTCGGGAACGAGGCGTAGCCGATGCCGACGCCGGCCGAGGAGATGAGGACGCTGACCATCAGCTTCCACGGCTCGTCCATCATGAACGCCCCGAAGGTGTAGCCGACCGCGATCACGACCGCGCCGATCGACAGGGTCAGACGGGCACCGATCGTCGTCATCAGCCGGGCCGAGAGCGGGGCGAAGACGAGCATCATCAGGCCGCCGGGGAACATCCACAGCCCGGCCTCGAGGATCGTCTGACCCAGGCCGTAGCCGGTGCGCTCGTCCATCTGGAGCAGCTGCGGGACGACGATGGAGGAGGCCATCATGCCGAAGCCGATGAGCACGGCGGCGAGGTTGGTGAAGAGCACCGGGCGCCGTGCGGTCGTACGCAGGTCGACCAGCGGGTCGTGGTGGCGCAGCTCGAAGACGCCGAAGACCAGCAGCACGAGGAGTCCGCCGACGATGCAGCTCCAGGTGGTCGTGTCGGTCCAGCCCCAGGTGGAGCCCTTCGAGATGCCGACCAGCAGGGAGACGAGGCCGATCGCCATGAGCACCACGCCGACGAAGTCGATGCGGGCCGGGTGGGTGTCGTTGACCGTCGGGACGACGAGCGCGGTCAGCACGAGCACGACGACGGCGAGCCCGGTGGAGACGTAGAAGAGCGCGTGCCAGTCGAAGGTCTGGGCGATCCAGGCAGCCAGCGGCAGGCCGAGCGCGCCACCGACGCCGAGCGTGGCGGAGACGGTGGCCACGGCCGTGCCCTGCTTCTCCTTCGGTGCGAGCTCACGCACGGCGGAGATGGCGACGGGGATGTAGCCCATGGCGACGCCCTGGAGGGCGCGACCGACGAGGAACGGGATGAGGCCGGTGGCCACGGCGCAGAGCAGCGAGGCGACGACCAGGATGGCGGCGGAGGCGACCATCACGCGCTTCTTGCCGTACATGTCGGCCAGGCGTCCGGTCACGGGCATCGAGACGCCGGCGGCGAGCAGGGTGGCGGTGATGGCCCACGAGGCGTTGGCCGCCGACGTGTTGAGCAGGTCGGGCAGCTCGCTCTGGATCGGGATGACCAGCGACTGCATGAGCGCGCCCGCGAGGCTGCCGAAGCAGAGGGTGACGATGACCGCGGTGGCACGGGATCCGGTGACCGGCGTGACGCCGGAAGCGACTGACTCGGTGG includes these proteins:
- a CDS encoding MFS transporter translates to MNHPSPTESVASGVTPVTGSRATAVIVTLCFGSLAGALMQSLVIPIQSELPDLLNTSAANASWAITATLLAAGVSMPVTGRLADMYGKKRVMVASAAILVVASLLCAVATGLIPFLVGRALQGVAMGYIPVAISAVRELAPKEKQGTAVATVSATLGVGGALGLPLAAWIAQTFDWHALFYVSTGLAVVVLVLTALVVPTVNDTHPARIDFVGVVLMAIGLVSLLVGISKGSTWGWTDTTTWSCIVGGLLVLLVFGVFELRHHDPLVDLRTTARRPVLFTNLAAVLIGFGMMASSIVVPQLLQMDERTGYGLGQTILEAGLWMFPGGLMMLVFAPLSARLMTTIGARLTLSIGAVVIAVGYTFGAFMMDEPWKLMVSVLISSAGVGIGYASFPTLILDNVPVEEAGSSVGVNSLMRSMGTTIAGAAMAAVLTSRTMDMGGFAIPSESAFQTCFFIGAGAALAGALVALLIPRQQRPTSSSTTVGSPTRESEVVPA